CTCTGGTCTAGCCGCACAATGCGACACGAAGCCGCGACCATGCCCCGGCCGGCGTGACCCTGGCTGGCGCTGTCCCACGCGAAGATCGCGTTCTCGTGTCGAAACCTCGGGTCCAGCCGCACTTTCTGACACGAAGCCGCGATCATGCCCACCGCCCCACAGACCCGGACAACGTAAAAGCCCCGGAGCTTCAGCGCTCGGGGCTTTCTACGTTTTGTGGCGAGGCGTTGTGGTGCAGGTGTCGCTGGGTGCTCAGAGGGAGTGCGCGCGGACCCGGAGGCCGCCACGGCGCTTGACGGCGCGCCGCTCCTCTTCGCTCATCCCACCCCAGACTCCCGCGTCCTGACCGGTCTCCAGCGCCCACTTGAGGCACTCGTTGGAGACGGGGCACCGCCCGCACACCTTCTTCGCCTGCTCGACCTGAAGCAGTGCGGGGCCGGACGTCCCGATCGGGAAGAACAGCTCCGGGTCTTCGTCGCGGCAGACTGAATGGTGGCGCCAGTCCATGGCGGAAACACTCCTTGTGATGGCAGTGGAGATTGCTAACGATGCGTTTGGTACGTTCGGGCTTCTCTGTATGCGAACGCGCGTGAAGCGATTTGGATGCGATCCAGTTGTTACGGACCGCTACCGAAATCAGCAGCGCGTGTCGGCGCAACAGGTTCAGCGCTCGGTACGCTTGTGAATGCTTTCACGAACTCCCGCGATGTCAAGGGGGGTGCCCGAAATTAGGACGGACGGGTGAGCAAGCTCACGACCGTTTTGTCCGGATCACCGGGCGTGACCCCGGACCCCGACATGCGACAGTCAGTGATCAATGTAGTACGAGCCGTAATGCGTCGCCAGGATTTCCAGCTTGTGTCACGTGTGCCCATTGACACAGATCGCCATTTCGCGGCCTTTCGACAGCGACTCTTAGCAGATTACGCGCAGTGCCCCGGGCACCGAGGTGAATTTCACCTTTTCGCGCTCACCTAGATAGTCGCCGTCTAGTTGGAACGCCTGGGGGGTGGCGCAACGGACGACGAACTCCGCCAGATCGTGGCGCACCATGATCTTTTTTCCGGACATCTCTCCCCGTTCGTCCGGATCGTCTGGCTGATGAGTCAGCATCTGGGTGACCGTGTGGAGGGTGGAGGGCAGGTGGAGGGCCCGCAGCGCCAGCACGTCGAGCCCCGCGTCGAAGGACGCGCGGGGGCTCGCGTGCACCTCCCGCTCGCCGAGGTACGTCCACGGGGCGGTGTTCTGCACGATCACGTTGGCCAGGCCGCCCTCGATCTCGGCGCCCGGCTCCTCCACGGTGATCCCGGGTTCGCGGCGGCCCTCGACGAAGTACTGCCCGAGGGTGGAGCGCAGGTAGAGGCCCGGGGTGGAGCGGCGGCCCTTGCGCCGCGCCTGCTCGACCCGGCGCACCACCGCGGCGTCCAGGCCCAGGCCCGCGCAGAAGGTGAAGTAGCGGTCGTCGGCCAGGCCCAGGCTGACCGTACGGGTGCTGCCCCGGCGCAGCGCACGCAGGATCACCGAGGTGGCGTCCACCGCGTAGCGGGGCAGGCCCAGCGCGCGCACGAACACGTTGGTGGAGCCGCCCGGCACCACGGCCAGCGCCGGGCCCTGCGCGCCGCGCCCGGCCGCCATCAGGCCGTTGACGACCTCGTTCACGGTGCCGTCGCCGCCGAGCGCCACGACCACGTCGACCCCGCCCGCAGCGGCGTCCCGGGCCAGGTCGAAACCGTGCCCGCGACGCCGGGTGAAGCCGATGGCCAGCTCCATCTCGCTGCGCAGCGCACCGGCCAGCACGTCGCGGGTGCGGGCGGACGTGGTGGTCGCCTTGGGGTTGACGACGAGCAGACCTCGCATGACGGGAATGTACCCGGCGCGGTGACCTCCTGTTACGCGGGCCGCACGCTGGGAGACGGCGTTCACCGTGCTTCGGTTAGGGTTCCTGGCGAACCTGAGACCCTCGCCGGACCGCCCGCGCGGCGCGGTGGGCGGCCAGGCAGAGCCGTGAGAGGGGTCCCCGATGTCCGCCGAGACCGCCGCCACCCGGCCGCCCGCGACGCTGTACGGCGCGGTCGCGCTGGTCCTGCTGCAGGCTGTGGCCGTGACCGTGCTGGCCGCGGTGCTGGTGTACGCCGACTTCACCGCGCGCGCCACGGACCTCCGGCTGGCCGCCGGGGTGACCGTGTTCGCGCTGGCCATCGCCGCCTGGCTGGGCGCGGTGGCGTGGGGGCTGCTGCGCCGCCGGCCCGGCGTGCGGGGTCCGGGGCTGGCGCTGGAGCTGATGATCACGGCACCCGCGTTCTTCATGATCAATGGCGGGCTGCCCGCTGCGGGCTGGACCGTCATGGGCAGCGCGCTGGCCGTCATCGGCCTGGTGCTGGCCCCGGCGACGACCCGCTGGCTGGGCTGGCGCGAGCGCGCCTGACCGGGCGCGACCGGCGGCCCGGTGGCGCGGCGGTCAGGCCGCGGCGGGCTGCTGCGGCAGCTCGGTGACCAGGCGGATGGTGGCCACGCCCTCGGCCTGCTCGGCGTCGACCCGCGAGGTGAGTCCGCTGAGCACCTTCCACGCGAAGGCGGAGTCGTTCGGGAGCTTCTTCTTGCCGTTGACCGGCGCGGAGATGGCCACGGTCAGCTCGGTGGCGCCGATCTCGAAGCGGCAGTGCAGCTGCGCGCCGGGGGGTGCGATCCCGAGGAGCATCGCGCACGCCTCGTCCACGGCGATGCGCAGGTCCTCGATCTTGTCACCGGCGAAACGCAGGCGCGCGGCCAGCCCGGCCGTCGCCGTACGCAGCACGCCCAGCCAGCCGCCGTCGGCGGGCACGGTGACGGCAACAACGTTGTCGGTCAGCGACATCGCCGTCGGTTGCAGAATCTGACTCACCTGGCCCAACCCCCCGGGCGGAGCCTAGCTCATGACCGGCCGTCCGCGCGCACTCGTCGTCCGGTGCAGCCGGGTGACCGGAACGGCCACCCGGCGAGCACGGACATCAGGCCTGCTTGGTCTCCCAGAAGATCTTCGCGATCTCGTCGATCTTCACCAGCAGCTGCTCGGCGACGGCCGGGTCGGCCTGGCCCTTGGCACCACCCGCGCCGGCCAGCTTGGTGGCCTCGTTGAACAGCTGGTGCAGGTTCGGGTACTTCTCGAAGTGCGGGGCCTTGAAGTAGTCGGTCCACAGCACCCACAGGTGGTGCTTGACCAGCTCGGCCCGCTGCTCCTTGATGACCAGCGCCCGGGTCCGGAACTCCGGGTCGGTGTTGGCCTGGTACTTCTCGCAGATCGCCTTGATCGACTCAGCCTCGATCCGGGCCTGCGCCGGGTCGTATACGCCACACGGCAGGTCGCAGTGAGCGCTGACCACCGTGCGCGGCTTCAGGCCGCGTCCTTTCAAGAACTGCATCGGAGTCCTCCATGAGCTGACTGAGGTCTGAACGGGACAATGATCCCCTTGCCGACCCTACTCCGCCGCGGAGGCTTTGTTGCGCTGGCCGCTGTTTCCCGTCCTCGTGCACGGCCCGTCCATGGCGCCGACCCTGCGCCACGGCGACATGCTGCTGGTACGCCGCGGCGGGCGCCCCGTCCGGCCGGGCGACGTGGTCGTCGCGCGCTTCCGGGCGCGGCCCGAGCTGCTGGTCGTCAAGCGGGTGGCCCGGCTCCAGGACGGCGGCGTCTGGCTGCTCGGCGACAACGGCCTGGTCACCGACGACTCGCGGGCGTACGGCGTGGCCGACGCGCTGGGCCGGGTGGTCTGCCGTTACTGGCCCCGCCCGGCGCTCCTGAGGGCCCGGGAAAGGGCCCGTGAGTGAATCCGACACGGCCCTCACCAGGTGTGAAATGCCACAACCCGTGACCCTGGTCATTGATCATCTGTGGTGCCGGGTCTACACTCCGGGCTTCGGGAGAACCCCGTGACCTCGCCGCGCCGTGTCAACGCTGACCCGTCGTTGAACCGACTCGGCTCGTGTGCGTTGTCATAGTGGGAGTCCACAGTGGATCATCCAGCTTTCGAGAGGCACCGGGGCGGCAAGATGGCCGTCACGAGCACGGTGCCGCTGACCACCCGAGAAGATCTCTCCCTGGCCTACACACCCGGCGTCGCGCTGGTGTGCGAGGCGATCGCCGCCGACCCCGCCCTGGTGTACGACTACACCTGGGTCGGGCGCACGGTGGCCGTGGTGACCGACGGCTCGGCCGTGCTCGGCCTGGGCAACATCGGCCCGCGCGCGGCGATGCCCGTGATGGAGGGCAAGGCGGTCCTGTTCAAGCAGTTCGGCGGCGTCGACGCGGTGCCGGTCTGCCTGGACACGCAGGACACCGACGAGATCGTGGCCGTCGTCAAGGCGCTCGCGCCCGGCTTCGGCGGCATCAACCTGGAGGACATCGCCGCGCCGCGCTGCTTCGAGATCGAGCGGCGGCTGGTCGAAGCGCTCGACATCCCCGTGTTCCACGACGACCAGCACGGGACCGCGGTGGTCGTGTTCGCGGCGCTGCGCAACGCGGCGACGCTGCTCGACCGCAAGCTGTGCGACCTGCGGGTGGTGGTCTCGGGCGCGGGCGCGGCCGGGGTCGCCGTCACGAAGATGCTGATCGCGGGCGGGGTGGACCCGGCCGCCGTGATCGTGTGCGACTCGCGCGGCGCGATCCACGCGGGCCGGCCCGACCTGGCGCCCGGCTCGGCCAAGGCGGAGCTGGCGGAGCAGACCAACGCGCGCGGCCTCTCCGGCGGCATCGCCGCGGCGCTGGACGGCGCGGACGTGCTCATCGGCGTCTCCGGCGGGCAGATCGCCGAGGAGGCGGTGGCCCGGATGGCGCCCGGCGGCATGATCTTCGCGCTGGCCAATCCCACGCCCGAGGTGCACCCGGACGTCGCCGCCCGGTACGCCGCCGTGGTGGCCACCGGCCGCAGCGACTTCCCGAACCAGATCAACAACGTGCTCGCCTTCCCGGGCATCTTCCGCGGCGCGCTCGACGCCGGCGCCACCCGCATCACCGAGGGCATGAAGCTGGCCGCCGCGACCGCCATCGCCGACGTGGTCGCCGCCGAGCTCAGCGCCGAGGCGATCGTGCCCAGCGCGCTCGACCCGCGCGTCGCGCCCGCGGTGGCCGCCGCCGTCGCCGACGCCGCCCGCCACGAGGGCGTGGTACGCGCCTAACCGGTCCCGCGGGGCCGTCGGGCCCCGCCGCGCCGCTCGCGCCGGGGCCCGGCTCTTCCGGGCACCCCTCCCCGTACCGCGTTGACCTGCACTGCTGAACGGACCTTCAGGGTGCTCCGGAACGGCGGCCCCACTGCTGTTAGCGTCGGGCCATGCGTGCCGTCTATGCCGACTCCATCAATCCGGACAACCCGCTGGCCGGTCTCGCCGTGGGCGAGCGGCCCGAACCGCAGGCGCCCGAGGGCTGGGCCACGGTCCGCGTGATGGCCAGCGCCCTCAACCACCACGACCTGTGGTCGCTGCGCGGGGTGGGCCTGTCCGCCGACCAGCTCCCGATGATCCTGGGCTGCGACGCCGCGGGCGTCGACGAGGACGGCAACGAGGTGGTCGTGCACGCCGTGGTCGGCGACCCGGCCGCCGGGGGCGGTGACGAGACGCTCGACCCGAAGCGCTCGCTGCTGTCGGAGCGGCACCAGGGGACGCTGGCCGACCTGGTCACCGTGCCGCGCCGCAACCTGGTGCCCAAGCCCGCGGGCATGACCTTCACCGACGCCGCCTGCCTGCCGACCGCCTGGCTGACGGCGTACCGCATGCTCACCACCCGGGGGCGGCTGCCCGAGGGCGGCAGCGTGCTGGTGCAGGGCGCGGGCGGCGGGGTGGCCACCGCGGCGATCGTGCTGGCCGGAGCGCTCGGCGCGCGGGTCTACGCGACCAGCCGGGACGAGGCCAAGCGGGAGAACGCCACCGGGCTCGGCGCCACCGCGCTGGCGCCGGGGGAGCGGCTGCCGGAGCGGGTCGACGTGGTGATCGAGACCGTCGGCGAGGCCACCTTCGACCACTCGGTGAAGAGCACCAAGCCGGGCGGGCGCATCGTGGTGTCCGGCTCGACCTCCGGCCATCTGGCCACCGTGGACCTGCGCCGGGTCTTCTTCCTGCAGCAGGAGATCGTCGGCTCGACCATGGGCACCCGGGACGAGCTGGCCGCGCTGCTGGAGCTGATGGCGGCCCGCAAGATCGCGCCGGTGGTGGACACCGTCCTCGACTTCGCCGACGCCCGCGCCGCGTTCGAGCGCCTGGCCACCGGCGCCGGCTTCGGCAAGATCGTCCTCGACCACGGCCGCTGACCCGCCTGCCTGAGCGAAGCTCTCGCCGTGCCGGACCGGCATGGCGAGAACTTCGGCCGGAAGGGGCGGTCAGGCCTGCGGCCACTCTCGGGCCAGCAGCGACAGGACCACCGTGTCGTGGCGTACGCCGCGGTACGGGTACGCCTCGCGCAGCACGCCCTCGCGGGTGAAGCCGAGCCGGGCCGCCACGGCCAGGCTGCGCTCGTTCTTCGGGCTGGTGTGCCACTCGGCCCGGCTCATGCCGCGCACCTGGAACACCCAGTCGAGCACGTGGCGCACCGCGCGGGTGATCAGGCCCCGGCCCTGCCCGGCCGGCTCGAGCCAGACGCCCACCTCGCAGTTGCCGGCCTCGGCGTCGAAGCGGAACACCATGCAGCCGCCGACGAGCGTGCCGTCCAGCCAGATGCCGAGGATGCGCCCGGTGTCGGCGGCCTGCATGTCGGCGTAGCGCTGCAGCGTCGCGCGGGCCGAGTCCAGGTCGGTGGACCGGGTGGCGAACGGGATCCACTCGTCCACGTCGGCGCGGGCCCGGTCCATGTGGGTCAGGAACTCCTCGGCCTGCCAGGGTTCGATGGGGCGGAGCTCGGCTCCGTCGCCGAGCTGATGTGCGAACATGCGGCGCCTCGTCTTCGTACTGATGATCACGACGGAGCCATTGTGCCCCACGTGCGGTTGGCGCCGAACCCATCCGAAACTGTTTCAAACCGGACTGGTCTGGCGTTCGGGTCGTCGTGATCGATCACCGAGAGCAGCGAGGTCAGCGAGGTCAGCGAGCGAGCAGCTCCGCGGTCTGGGTGGCGATCTCCAGCTCCTCGTCGGTGGGTATGACGCACACCGCCACCGGCGCGCCGTCCGGCGAGATGAGACGCTCCTCGCGGGAGGCGGCGTCGTTGCGCGCCGGGTCCACCGTGATGCCGAGCGCGCCCAGCCCGGACAGCGAGGCCTCGCGGACCGGCGCGGCGTTCTCGCCCACCCCGGCCGTGAAGGTGATCGCATCCACCCGGCCCAGCAGCGCGTAGTAGGCGCCGACGTAGCCCTTGACCCGCTCGCAGTACACGTCGAAGGCGAGCGTGGCGGCCGCGTCGCCGTCCGCGCGGCG
The Catellatospora sp. IY07-71 DNA segment above includes these coding regions:
- a CDS encoding WhiB family transcriptional regulator, which translates into the protein MDWRHHSVCRDEDPELFFPIGTSGPALLQVEQAKKVCGRCPVSNECLKWALETGQDAGVWGGMSEEERRAVKRRGGLRVRAHSL
- a CDS encoding diacylglycerol kinase family protein, giving the protein MRGLLVVNPKATTTSARTRDVLAGALRSEMELAIGFTRRRGHGFDLARDAAAGGVDVVVALGGDGTVNEVVNGLMAAGRGAQGPALAVVPGGSTNVFVRALGLPRYAVDATSVILRALRRGSTRTVSLGLADDRYFTFCAGLGLDAAVVRRVEQARRKGRRSTPGLYLRSTLGQYFVEGRREPGITVEEPGAEIEGGLANVIVQNTAPWTYLGEREVHASPRASFDAGLDVLALRALHLPSTLHTVTQMLTHQPDDPDERGEMSGKKIMVRHDLAEFVVRCATPQAFQLDGDYLGEREKVKFTSVPGALRVIC
- a CDS encoding anti-sigma regulatory factor produces the protein MLQPTAMSLTDNVVAVTVPADGGWLGVLRTATAGLAARLRFAGDKIEDLRIAVDEACAMLLGIAPPGAQLHCRFEIGATELTVAISAPVNGKKKLPNDSAFAWKVLSGLTSRVDAEQAEGVATIRLVTELPQQPAAA
- the sodN gene encoding superoxide dismutase, Ni, with product MQFLKGRGLKPRTVVSAHCDLPCGVYDPAQARIEAESIKAICEKYQANTDPEFRTRALVIKEQRAELVKHHLWVLWTDYFKAPHFEKYPNLHQLFNEATKLAGAGGAKGQADPAVAEQLLVKIDEIAKIFWETKQA
- a CDS encoding S26 family signal peptidase; translation: MRWPLFPVLVHGPSMAPTLRHGDMLLVRRGGRPVRPGDVVVARFRARPELLVVKRVARLQDGGVWLLGDNGLVTDDSRAYGVADALGRVVCRYWPRPALLRARERARE
- a CDS encoding NADP-dependent malic enzyme — translated: MAVTSTVPLTTREDLSLAYTPGVALVCEAIAADPALVYDYTWVGRTVAVVTDGSAVLGLGNIGPRAAMPVMEGKAVLFKQFGGVDAVPVCLDTQDTDEIVAVVKALAPGFGGINLEDIAAPRCFEIERRLVEALDIPVFHDDQHGTAVVVFAALRNAATLLDRKLCDLRVVVSGAGAAGVAVTKMLIAGGVDPAAVIVCDSRGAIHAGRPDLAPGSAKAELAEQTNARGLSGGIAAALDGADVLIGVSGGQIAEEAVARMAPGGMIFALANPTPEVHPDVAARYAAVVATGRSDFPNQINNVLAFPGIFRGALDAGATRITEGMKLAAATAIADVVAAELSAEAIVPSALDPRVAPAVAAAVADAARHEGVVRA
- a CDS encoding zinc-binding dehydrogenase, which gives rise to MRAVYADSINPDNPLAGLAVGERPEPQAPEGWATVRVMASALNHHDLWSLRGVGLSADQLPMILGCDAAGVDEDGNEVVVHAVVGDPAAGGGDETLDPKRSLLSERHQGTLADLVTVPRRNLVPKPAGMTFTDAACLPTAWLTAYRMLTTRGRLPEGGSVLVQGAGGGVATAAIVLAGALGARVYATSRDEAKRENATGLGATALAPGERLPERVDVVIETVGEATFDHSVKSTKPGGRIVVSGSTSGHLATVDLRRVFFLQQEIVGSTMGTRDELAALLELMAARKIAPVVDTVLDFADARAAFERLATGAGFGKIVLDHGR
- a CDS encoding GNAT family N-acetyltransferase yields the protein MFAHQLGDGAELRPIEPWQAEEFLTHMDRARADVDEWIPFATRSTDLDSARATLQRYADMQAADTGRILGIWLDGTLVGGCMVFRFDAEAGNCEVGVWLEPAGQGRGLITRAVRHVLDWVFQVRGMSRAEWHTSPKNERSLAVAARLGFTREGVLREAYPYRGVRHDTVVLSLLAREWPQA